Within the Dunckerocampus dactyliophorus isolate RoL2022-P2 chromosome 10, RoL_Ddac_1.1, whole genome shotgun sequence genome, the region TCCAAGTGACTGAAAGAGTCAAACATTGTATTACTGTTCGTCACGtcgagagctgcaacaattaatccatGGTTAAtcaattacccaattaatcgacaactattttaatagattaatcatttttggatttaaatatgtaaaaatcctctgatttcagcctatgaaatgtgaatattctctAAACTCCTTCgttatccatgaaagcagacctattatctttgtgttttaaccaaaacaagatattcacacttATCATGATGCATTTTTGCTAATATGTTGCGGTCCCAATgactaactgtaggtgtttgcttcatattgatttggtccatctagggcctaaccaattactccattcattgaaacaacaagtttcagattaatcgactaagaaaacgATCacgattgtatttttgtgtacatttattgttttacttgaagcggtttacatttttttattatttaactttattttagcatgttggccacacagtcaggagatcgggaaggcctgggttcgaatcgccgcttgggcatgtctgtgtggggtttgcttgttctccccgtacgtgcgtgggttttctccggtttcctcccactttcctacTATTTTTGTGTacgtttattgttttatttgaagCTATTTACATACAACAGAATATtcaacagaatattcaagcggcaggccgcacggtggccgagtggttagcctcttgccccaagtcagctgggatcggctccacatacccccgcgaccctaatgtcGCGGAGATTTGGCATATTCAAGCAgaaacctggtgtttgtgcacttatttgctctgtcaatcttctatttctgaatactaataaaaaatactttaaaaaaaatcaaattcgtcgattaatcgaaaaaataatcaaccaattaattgttattaaaataacTGTTAGTCGCAGCCCTAGTCACATCCTGACAAGCACGTTTCTCCTAACGGCTGCAACAGGCGGCGGCACATCTTTCCAACGGAGAACCAAACCTGATGAGTAACCAAACCTAACTTACATGTAGTCAAAGGGCCGCAAGTGCATCATGACGTTGGCGTCCATCTTCACAACTTCCACTGTGGCGATGGGCTCGTCTTTAACTTCGCCTGCAGGTTCCTCCACCTCTGAGCCTCGATCCACCTGCATTTGATTCAGTTCACAGTTTTCCTTGATCATTTTCACACAGGTTTCGCTGATGTCCGTGATGGTCACTTTCACGCCGTTGTGAAGATGCTTGGCCCATTGCAAGCCCGTGATgcctgacacacacaaacatacaaatcaggattttataattatttgtttAACATTCTGTCTCTGTTACAATAAAGCTACCATAAAAGGCTTGactgttcatttatttataaggGTGGAAACttgcaaaatcagcaggggatcaaatacttattttccccactgtaaacaaGGTAAAACATATCATGGAAACCACATTATTCCATATGAACATGCCCATACCGCCTCAGCATTATCATCACCCAAGTTCATCTGCCACCCAAAGCCCTGCCCACAACAGGACAACCAAGCAGGGGAAGCACACCAACATCAACCTCCAAACGTACAATTTACAAAAGACGTTCAATGTCTCACCTGTGGCTCCAAAAGCATCCAAACACTCCAGAGGGCTCCTCTCTTTAGCCAAAACAGCCAGCGAGCAGAAGACCAGCTGTCTGAAACATGTAGGAAAAGTagggagtgtcacaagatctcgccagattaaaatgtgaggagatttctcgttcagaaaaaaaaagtctcgtgataataaatataaatatatatatatatatatatatatatatatatatatatatatatatatatatgtatatatgtatacatacacacacacacacacacacatatatatatatatatatatatatatatatatatatatatatatatatatatatatatatatatatataaataaataaataaatacatataaatgaaaataaactcgataattttgccggcctccatatacagtcgtccctcgtttatagcggttattTGGTCCCAGACGCAACTGTGTTAAATGTATTTCCACGACaaaggattcaatgttaaagggaaagatattttgacatgaagttgtacgatatgcccatcagcagtgtagtacatcaacagtgacttaaacCCCCCCCCAATTTGGTCCTGCGAGTCCAGTTGTGGTGGGATTTCCGTGAGGTGGAACATAGTTTCTGGGTcagttaagtaaagagtttggcttcccaaaacaatatgagttcacatttgcatttgtcacggttgaaatagtccactgctgatggggatgtcatacaacttcatgtcagaaaatccgaactatccctttaacgaagaaaatattcaatttgagcacataaaacctgtttatgactttctaaatacggcttttaacattatcagagccctgtagacatgaaataacacccctatagtcaccttttcactcgctattattcattgttcacACCACATTgaaactcttatgctgcaggggcTCAAGacggctaaccagttagcctcaaatttactTTTTCTAAACTTAGGAAGCCAAAAAATTGGTCAGGTCATGTCACAATGTTTTTACTGcctcctagtgaccagaatactacatatcacttgtattccaatatgttttgactaataacagacctGGTGCAACATCTCCGCACGTGAGCAGGGTGTAAATAGCATGAAAGGTTGTTCCCTGCACACGAGGAAGCGTCGCCAGTGTTTCTTCTAACACACCTGTTGCTCTTCATCTTGCGGTTGAAGTACGTTTCACTTTTCTGCGGCGTGTTGTACATGGGGAGCAGCTGGACATTTGTGTCCAGTTCTTTCATGATTTCATACACCTGACCAGATGATGCTGTCAATCACACAAAGAGATAATTTGAGGTATATTTACTAGAGTTCCACGGTATATTTACTgaacacccctcacatttcagcaaccattttctGATTCCGTGTGGCCTGCAACACAATTTATATGTTAAGTGTACATTGAGGGACGTAATCAGTACTTCGGGGTAGTCAGTGTAGCGCTTGTACAGCAGGGTTGATTATTATCCAGTCAAAATGTGTCAACACGCGAccattattgtcaaaatagCTGGCAATGGTGGTGGTAGGGTCACGGTCTGGGGTTGCACGAGCGCCGCCGCcactgggggagctgcggttcactgaggggaaacatgaatgccaacaCGTAATGTGACACTGTGAAGCAGAGGTCGGTTTTCCGACATGAAAAGGAGGCCAAACACGCCTCCGAGGTGGCAAGTGTCTTGCTGAAGAAGCTGCAGGTGAAGGTGACGGAGTGGACAAGAATGTCTCCTTCACAACTGAACCCGGGAGCTCCTGCGATGCATCCCCAAGCACACAGGGGTCAAACCCAAGGCCTGGGGGACAAATTTGGCCCGCAAAAGCCTGCTTGTCAAAaagatacttaaaaaaatatatatatcattttatttatttatttatttattatatattttgtttttttatgttttatatatttatattagtaaaaataataacaaaataaaataactttaaaaaatcaaaCAGACACTTGATCTttctttgtaaatgtatttgttctgttaattttggcagaaaattgttacttttttgttgtcaaaacccatttaaaatgaattatacaATAGTAAGGTTGTTAGTGAAACATTTGCTgaatgaaagtgataatacagtaataaaacgcGGAATAATATCACGAGTTACAGTATATGGTTTCAAGCAGCCCTCTGGGGGCAACCACAATGGCGATGTGGCCGgtggtgaaaacgagtttgacgcctctgctcaagcagaaggaaagtggaggagcgcaaggtgtctaacGTCCACCAGTGATGTCCTCGTGGGGGAGCGGAAGAGGATTCCATTAACAACAGTGCAGCTCTGATCaagtccatgcccaagaggattaaggcagtgctggagAACAACGGTGCTcaaactaaatattcacaccaaggacgcaatttggacatgttcactgtgaggtgttgccagatatttacacaataatggctgtgtgttgactcatttccCGCTTTAAAGGCTGCACAATGACTACTCTTAAGTTAGACACCATTTTAGTGCATACTAATATTGCTTGGCTTTAGAAAATCTTGTAAATATTgtaatagtacagtacagtaaaagccaacaaaaacacaattaagCTGATGACTACCGTTTTTGATCTCAACATTCTGAACGGCTGAGTCGCAGCCTCGTGTGAAGCGTGTGATCAATCGTCTCAACTTCTTACCAGGCTCTTCTAAGAGAACGTCTGAGCCGCTCGAGTAGCTTGACTTAGTCTCTCCCTTGTTGATGTGGCGCTTCAAGTGGCTGACCATGTCAGTCTTGCGGGCGATTGTGACTGAGCAAACCACACAATGGTAGTGAGCCACGTGTCTCCCCGACACCTACAAGGATCCACACATATCATTTTCACTCTGGGAACTACATCAAGACAGAAAACAGATTAGATGATATTTGGTTAAATGTTGCTGGGTTGTTCCTAACCAATTTCCTTTCATCTGAGGAAGACAGTTTGACCTTGGCAAAGTGGTGACACGTCCAAATAAGTTGTGCTTATATACAAATGATGACTTTGGAAGCTTTAGTTGTTCAGAAATGTCCTGAAAAGACTTTCCCAATTTAAGTAAATCTACAATTCTCCTTCTTAGATCTCCACTGGGTTCCTTGCACTTTCCCATTGCTCTACATATTGGTCCATCCAATGAGTACCGTCAGATTAATCCTTTCATTCTGCCAAAGAGACACTACAATCTGCAGTCAATCATGACCACTGACTAACAAGCAGTTCATAGTGTCAGACCTTGTCAAGTCAGATACAAAAATGATGCTAAGACCGATACACGTGTACTACAAATTGTGGTCTTTCCCGTATGGCAGACCACCacttatacattatacattatacataccGCCACAGATAGACTTGGTGCTagctgttaactcattcaatatcaaagacatatttatacatttttataaacccgaacgcctgattttttttgcacaaggggcaaaaagaggtgatgacgcaactgcacactaatagatgtcacttttagagcagttttaagccacaaaaacaGCTACAATTTGATAatagctcggcatggatcatttacatgtacatgtacacactcgaccgcaaggaggaagtggaagagcatggaggagtgtaccGTGcaaaaggttacgcattgtagggaaattttaatgcacgcacatgcacacagtttcgttccaaatgtgaaaattgtaaatagttcttgatgttatatttgtaaataaattattttgaattattgaattatttttaaaataaccccttttttgtgttgtttatgttggtatagttgtttagatatttgagctgtcacaaaagcaaaaaatatttgtgtcgaaagtaaaagttatgcttgaaatgtatcttttcacaaaaagctggttttctcccttttctagtctggaactgatattttcctgaaacttacctacgttctactgaTGTTTACTAaacaacggaaaaaggtagaaacaaacttttttttctgatgaaagacaggagtctaatctttcttttggtaggttccatgcttatatagccatagaacacaatattctgtatatcttgaaagatcagtcaaaagtGTCTAAACTGTCCGGAACCGAAAGAGATGTCTTTTGAaagatggctgggattgaatgagttaattaatgtttgaaaaaacacaatagagtgagggagcgatgttcgaacctcaatgtggcgagggatgactgtacaccgAACATAAGGTGGGAAACAAGTAAAACATTAAAGTTTTTACACATCTTGTCTGtattaaatgcaatttttacttTCTGTAATGTTGATGCACTTGCATACCAAGTCAATGTCTTTGTTTGGTAAACATTCCTGAAAATAAACAACATCATTGCAATTCTCAAAAAAAGAGATCACTGTAAATACAGCATATTTGGGGATGGAAGATATTTCATAGATAACTTCACAGACACTGCCGGCTCACCTGATCTCCACTCAAACTTGGTTTGGGATTTCTACAGGGCAAGTGGCAAATGCACATCTTCTGGCCTaataaacgtaaaaaaaaacaaaaaaacatgtatagaGAAAAGAGGCGATGTGTCTGGAAAAGCAACCAATGAATGTCTCTGGACTGCTTTGCTTCCCCACCTTCAAACTCCACATACACCTTCCAGTGGAGGTTATGCAGGTGTCTGCGCAGCTTGTGGTTGTAGCATGCTTTGAACTTCTCCTCAGGACACAGAGGACAAGACTTGCGCCCTGCTGGtgggtagaaaaaaaaattaattcccCTTCTATCCTACTTATTCTCAGTTTGTCATCTGGTGCGTTTCATGTCAACTCACCACCATTGAGGTCCACCAGCATCTCAAGGTCCTCCAGTTTAGTTTGGATGGAGATGTGTCTGTCTGTGGGCAAGGACACTGTTAACGCTGGAAAGGAACTCATGAGGGCATTCTTACCACGCAGCTATTACGTATTCTTGAGCTAAACTGCGGCCAGCGGGCCACAAACCCAGCCTaccgggcatttccaaattccttattttaaacctttaacatggaaaGTGTAGACGGCAACGGTGCTAGTGTGGGACGCTAGAGTCACCGAAATAttcagatgcaatctgtagcttgtacaaaaaaagccatccaaacaacacaacacgcacgacacacaaagtaacctacctactgcaccacgTGGGAATACAGAGAAATATCTATGtgcaatacccatgccaaaaaaacacccacataTTCCCGCCacagggcatgctgggtagcttgtggtacccTTTTGTCGCATTTTTacttgattgcaaaatatgtcgaggaggagttaacatactcttgatagccaatgttttattgtccaTAGTTCATCTTGTTgctgcagctggactacccagcatgccttgcgggcatttagACATAACATTTTGAAGTCAAGTGTTACGTTTAGCGCTGagttgttgatttatgtgacgagttaacttgctgtggatgtgttgtgttttcgtctcgttgcaccgtgagcaagtacgTCCTTCTGTTTGATGCCACCTATACTGGGTCTAGATGGCTGCCCCCCAAtcaaattttttaacccaatgtggcccgcgattcaaaaagtttgcccacaccTGAGCTAAATGACTGTAAGACTTGAGTTGAGATCTctacacatacaaaaaaaacaacataaattgtatatactgtagtcacCAGTAGTGGTTGAGGGCTTGGCATCGCTGTCTGCAGCAGATTCATCCTTTGCTGCCTTTTCGGGAGTTTCATCAGTTGAGGGCACACCTTCACTATCAGCTTCttcacaaaaaaagcacacaaaagtACCTATGAATTACTAGCCAAAGAATCCTAATTCATTATAAagtaacaataacaacactTAATTTAAGCCTtcagaaaaacacacacttaaaaCCTTTGGGAACCAAACGAGTCACATCAGATAAAGTGCTCTAAATATTAAATTAAGATGATTAAGATTTGTTTTAactttgaaatattttaatcaggTGCAGCTCTAATCAGGTCTTTTATATTTCTGTCATAACAGCACCCCCATTTTAACTAGAAAACCACAAAATAAATGAGGTGCAGGGTAGTAGTTTGGAGAGCCTCTATGTCATATTAGAATAAAATTGATTTTGATGCAATATTATTTTTAGACCTGTACTACTTTTCCAATTCCAAagcttaaatatttcaatttagtTATAGCCATAAtcagaaatacagtatttaatatTTGAGAAGTGTATGTATTGGAGAATTGCCTGTTtttctgtttcattttaaaactcattcaagctgtttacacaaaagctttgtagttttatgttttacattttgttactTTACTGCACAAATGCCGACAATTGAATTTTATTGATGAATGATTGACACTTTTCAGAGTTTTAAAAGTTGAGTGATTATTGGTGGCAGTTAAGGTATAAAAACTATAGATTTCATTTGGTATGTGATATAAAAGCATTACACAAGTCGTGTTTGGATTGTTtacagttaattttttttttttgcgtaggTGGTGTTATGCAGCTGCGACATTATATTGGCGTCCAAATGAAATATAACACAATCTGCtggtaaaaatacatacatttgagTAACGTTTAGTGTGAAGATGGATATATTGTACGTGCTAAGCTAAGCGTAAGCTAAGCTAcgcttttgttattatttgggTCCTACGGCGGAGCTCCGTGGTGAGGCCCATGTTAAGTTGAGCGATAACAAACTTGAATTTGTGGACCACAGCTAATATTGCCAAGACGGAAGCATGCCTCCAGCTCCAACAGTAAAACAAAATgcgtaaaaaaagaacaacaacaagcgGGTGTCATTTACTTACGTTCCCTTTCGACGACCTCCTGGTGGAGCTGAACTGCGTCCGGATCATTAAGCTCAGTGTCCGCCATTTTTACGTTACGAAGCAGCGGTGTCCGTACGTAACATTCGTAAAGCTGTTTAAAATACGTCACCATGACGTACGACAAATATCGTACCATTCACTGCTGCTTTGACGAGTTGAGGGATAtgtaaagtcaaatattttctAACCCACAAGAAGCCATTTaactttaaatgtgttaaaatgtgaccTGTGATCGACTTGAATCCATTAAGTCAAAACATTTATAAGTGGTTGGTACGTGATGTTCACGTGACTATCCAATGCTACGGCTTCcccctatttatttattttttttaacgaaAACCATTTTATTGTGGGAGTCCATTACATAGATAGAGTTCTGTTTTATTTACTTCTTACTTTAGGgagatatgtttttatttttaatgaaacaaaCATATACAACTTGTGTGTGGGGTAAACtagcccattaaaaaaaaaaaaaacgcacacaAAATGAAATCGTAAAATGTgtcaatgtttttcaaaatcCCAGGTAAATGAGAAAAGTTCCTGCGGTGGAAAAAGAGCTATTCTATTACTGAAAACTCACAAATTTGCAATTCATACTAAATTTTCCAAGATAAGACCACTACCAACAACAAACACTGTACATGACACAAttactactttaaaaaaaaaactaattggaATGTACTTTTCTGTAGTCACAGTTCTTCCAATTCTCAGGATGCATTCAAAGGTAATAACCAGTGACTTTAATCATGTGAAAATGATACAGTATGAGCTAACATAAGCTGGAAATATCAACAAGACAGGTTGGAAACTGGCACAGTAAAATAAGTCACATATCGGCAGTCCACTTCAAAGAATTGCCGATCACAATTTAGATGCCAGTtaggtgtaaaaaaaataaaaataaaaaaaaaactactggtTTCCCCTTCGACTCTTCTTGTGACTCTTCTTGGAACTCCTGTGGCAGAACAGAAAAgacattaaaatatgaatttaaCTTTAACCATTGCATCTCAACATGTATCATATGGAAAATaactcagtgtgtgtgtatttcttaaaaaaaaaaatgatatcattGAACCAAATGGCCATTTAAAGGGTTTAAATAACTACAGAAGCACTCAGAGCACAGACCTCAGTcaagcaccatagttcccccccatattgtgattcacataTTGTGATTGGCCTGaattttttaagttattttgaccacaaacagataaaaaataaaaacaacctctacatatttacatttacatatttgcattttttaaaataagttgATTGAAAGATCTGAGCAAAAAAAGTAGgaaaaaactcaaaataaacACCTGTTTCAATGAAATAATTGATCATTCGTTCCACTTGTAAAAACAACGGttcaaataatttatttacacatataatttaaaaataatttcaccTTTCTGGTGACTTTGAGTGGCTGCGATGTCTGTGGCTTCTGTGGTGACCtgtttaaaaagagaaaaaagaaaaaaagaccacCAGCAATAAACATTACACTGAAATATAGACTAGAATTTGTATAgaaatcagctttattggccaacTAGGCgaacacaaacaaggaatttgcCTCTAGTTAAATATGATTCTATAATCTATGATTCTacactttttcttttatatttttccttctcccttaataataaaaggtttcatttaaaaactgcattttgtgttgagttgtggtgtcactgactaatgtttaaatttgtttgatgatctgaaacattcaagtgtgacaaactttttcacaccagcgTACATGTAGGCTTTCAATAATGTATGATTACGTTTGATCTTTAAATAAAAGAATATGTTTACAACAAACAGAATACGAGAGTGCACATTGCCATCAAGTAAACGATTCCGCAACTTTACATTCAGCCGCCAATTCTCTGATCAACGAGCAGATGCCGGATATCTTGTGTACGTTTGCTTTACAGATTGTCTAACTTCAAAAGGCAAACCTGTGCTCGCCCGCTCAATAAACGTCAGAGAGCTTACCTGGAGACCGATGGCGTCGCTCTCGAGAGCGGCTGCGGTGGCGGCGGGGGCTTTTACTGCGATGGCGCTCCCTTCTAGGAGAAAGGCTTCATACACATTTCAAGTGTTATAAACCACTTCATGCCAGAAATCAAAATCCGTGAGGATTTGCGCCAACGGTTACGTTTTTACCTTCGTCTCTTTGGAGATCTGCTCCTCCTGGTAGAAAAGAAAGGAGTACTTGAGTACTACAATACCGAGTACTTGACCGGTATGATTTCTTAATGGCCGTTGATGGATAACTAAAAGTCTGACCGTCTCGGCGAGCGGCTGCGTCTGTGACGAGGCGACTGGGAGCGGCGAATTCTGTCGTCACGGTAACCACGTCTGTGAGGTTCAGGGGTCGCGACTCTCTCTGGCTGTAAGCGGAAGTACAAAGTCAGCACGGTTGACCGACGGCGTGAAGACAAACGTCGTGCGTCGTTACCCTCTCTTCTTCGTCGTCTTCCTCGCTGCTCTCCACTTCATCGAGGTCTTCCTCAAGAGCGCTGATACGCGGGTCCAACATCTCGGCCTCCTCCAGGACTTGTCTCTTCTGCACGACAAACGTCACCGGTGGTTGCGGTGTGAACATGTCACGGATGAACACGTCTTTTCAACGCTACCTGAAGCCGGGGCAGGATGATGTCACACACGCGCTCCTCATGAAGAAGATTGTTGATGAACTCATCCACGTGCATCAACTCAAACTCTGAAACGAGGCTtttattagaaacacctcttcACCTCATCTATCCCGAATCAGATGTTTGGTATAATACAGCGGAGCCCCGCAAGTGTCCGCCGAAAAACCACTGGCACTTGATACTCCCATAAaaacacacggctcgctcctccctctccaaactctcctgctggcttgatgttctcctccgattttagatcaacatttgcaacaaaagaGCGACTGTTGCAATTATTAGAGTAGATTCAGCTCCacaacactccccttctctcttcaattgccaatGTTCACTGATTTCAGGCCTAaacatgcctcacacacttatcaaacacaattaaaatatgaaatgcACAGGTAACAGGGTTTCCGccacatgtaattgatcgtggcggccctccattacaaaataaaagccaccacaccttaaAACTTAACTTGAAAACAAGGTTAAGTAacatattgtatgaatgtatatactgcatatgctatagagcagtggtccccaacccccggtcatttggtaccgggccacacagaaagaattttttttccattatttcattttttttaatgttttattttgaaaagtggccggattctctctgttacatccgtctcatttgccgcatgtccattgtgtgtgtgctaactttatctcatgccacacaaatagactactactgtatttttacaatttttctttcacctcatatttggtctcaaatgctgaaactatgtgggaatgtataaaggtaagttttgatgacttattgagcgctaatgtgaacatttgtctcaagttaattcatgctagcgcactgccttttttaccacacacgtcagctggaacttgaactgctGGATGaggggtcggcattcattttgtgcttttaatttgatgttattcatgtcttagtttgacacaatacataataagataaattagatcgctataatgtacgatgTACGATAATGTACGTGGTTTTCTAAGTATTATCCGCCCCCAACAGCATCGTCACTCGATGACAAAATAAACGAATCGGACGactattaaatgaataaaaatgtaaaaacacatcATTACCCCCATTCCTGTTTTGGGTCTTGATTTTCCTGTAGTCATTGTAGAGGGGTTCCAGGTAGTTGTAACAATCCACCGCAGTGCCCGTTAGCCGCATGTACATGGCCCCAAGTAAACGGACATAtctaaaaacaaataacaacatGTTAGGGATTTATTAATAACCCATTGCcacaacttatttatttaacagtg harbors:
- the trmt1l gene encoding TRMT1-like protein isoform X2, whose product is MADTELNDPDAVQLHQEVVEREQADSEGVPSTDETPEKAAKDESAADSDAKPSTTTDRHISIQTKLEDLEMLVDLNGGRKSCPLCPEEKFKACYNHKLRRHLHNLHWKVYVEFEGQKMCICHLPCRNPKPSLSGDQVSGRHVAHYHCVVCSVTIARKTDMVSHLKRHINKGETKSSYSSGSDVLLEEPASSGQVYEIMKELDTNVQLLPMYNTPQKSETYFNRKMKSNRQLVFCSLAVLAKERSPLECLDAFGATGITGLQWAKHLHNGVKVTITDISETCVKMIKENCELNQMQVDRGSEVEEPAGEVKDEPIATVEVVKMDANVMMHLRPFDYIHLDPFGTAVNYLDAAFRNVRNMGIVSVTSTDTGSLFAKSPNVTLRHYGTHIVRTEYYKELAARTVVATVARAAARCNKGIEVLLAVALEHFVLVVVQVLRGPTQADESAKKLRKLVHCQWCEERIFLKHGNMVDGTLPCNCHGSLPGKTAVQLGPLWSGSLFNTGFLRKMLLAAVQHSMEDIQPLVKTLLCESECTTLKPVIHGASAFTNQVECGVIIKTLQSDEESCPADSSGKRKTGEESGNTVKKLKSDASLEHPPFYYSIHRHSMRGMNMPKLNKFLQYLTEAGFRVSRTHFDPTGVRTDATLEQFKSVLSKYSIPACPSKVCATQPSVSQDATM
- the trmt1l gene encoding TRMT1-like protein isoform X3 encodes the protein MADTELNDPDAVQLHQEVVEREQADSEGVPSTDETPEKAAKDESAADSDAKPSTTTDRHISIQTKLEDLEMLVDLNGAGRKSCPLCPEEKFKACYNHKLRRHLHNLHWKVYVEFEGQKMCICHLPCRNPKPSLSGDQVSGRHVAHYHCVVCSVTIARKTDMVSHLKRHINKGETKSSYSSGSDVLLEEPASSGQVYEIMKELDTNVQLLPMYNTPQKSETYFNRKMKSNRQLVFCSLAVLAKERSPLECLDAFGATGITGLQWAKHLHNGVKVTITDISETCVKMIKENCELNQMQVDRGSEVEEPAGEVKDEPIATVEVVKMDANVMMHLRPFDYIHLDPFGTAVNYLDAAFRNVRNMGIVSVTSTDTGSLFAKSPNVTLRHYGTHIVRTEYYKELAARTVVATVARAAARCNKGIEVLLAVALEHFVLVVVQVLRGPTQADESAKKLRKLVHCQWCEERIFLKHGNMVDGTLPCNCHGSLPGKTAVQLGPLWSGSLFNTGFLRKMLLAAVQHSMEDIQPLVKTLLCESECTTLKPVIHGASAFTNQECGVIIKTLQSDEESCPADSSGKRKTGEESGNTVKKLKSDASLEHPPFYYSIHRHSMRGMNMPKLNKFLQYLTEAGFRVSRTHFDPTGVRTDATLEQFKSVLSKYSIPACPSKVCATQPSVSQDATM
- the trmt1l gene encoding TRMT1-like protein isoform X1, translated to MADTELNDPDAVQLHQEVVEREQADSEGVPSTDETPEKAAKDESAADSDAKPSTTTDRHISIQTKLEDLEMLVDLNGAGRKSCPLCPEEKFKACYNHKLRRHLHNLHWKVYVEFEGQKMCICHLPCRNPKPSLSGDQVSGRHVAHYHCVVCSVTIARKTDMVSHLKRHINKGETKSSYSSGSDVLLEEPASSGQVYEIMKELDTNVQLLPMYNTPQKSETYFNRKMKSNRQLVFCSLAVLAKERSPLECLDAFGATGITGLQWAKHLHNGVKVTITDISETCVKMIKENCELNQMQVDRGSEVEEPAGEVKDEPIATVEVVKMDANVMMHLRPFDYIHLDPFGTAVNYLDAAFRNVRNMGIVSVTSTDTGSLFAKSPNVTLRHYGTHIVRTEYYKELAARTVVATVARAAARCNKGIEVLLAVALEHFVLVVVQVLRGPTQADESAKKLRKLVHCQWCEERIFLKHGNMVDGTLPCNCHGSLPGKTAVQLGPLWSGSLFNTGFLRKMLLAAVQHSMEDIQPLVKTLLCESECTTLKPVIHGASAFTNQVECGVIIKTLQSDEESCPADSSGKRKTGEESGNTVKKLKSDASLEHPPFYYSIHRHSMRGMNMPKLNKFLQYLTEAGFRVSRTHFDPTGVRTDATLEQFKSVLSKYSIPACPSKVCATQPSVSQDATM
- the prpf38a gene encoding pre-mRNA-splicing factor 38A — its product is MANRTVKDANSIHGTNPQYLVEKIIRTRIYESKYWKEECFGLTAELVVDKAMELRYVGGVFGGNIKPTPFLCLTLKLLQIQPEKDIIVEFIKNEEFKYVRLLGAMYMRLTGTAVDCYNYLEPLYNDYRKIKTQNRNGEFELMHVDEFINNLLHEERVCDIILPRLQKRQVLEEAEMLDPRISALEEDLDEVESSEEDDEEERPERVATPEPHRRGYRDDRIRRSQSPRHRRSRSPRRRSRSPKRRSLSPRRERHRSKSPRRHRSRSRERRHRSPGHHRSHRHRSHSKSPERSSKKSHKKSRRGNQ